The Strix uralensis isolate ZFMK-TIS-50842 chromosome 4, bStrUra1, whole genome shotgun sequence genomic interval ATCTTGATTGCATTGCAGTTCTGTCATTAGAGGTTTCTCAGTACTGTGAAGTTACCTCAAGTATATGAGAGCCAAAAAGGCACCCTGCAAAACCCTCCCAAGGAACAGACACCATTTTTACAGTCTACTACAACAGCCCAGGCTCTCTGAAAGCTCCTGCAAGGATTATATAGGGTGGCtaatggggctgggggctggaggagTTGGGCAGGAAGCCACAGGAGGGTCTGACTAATTTTTCTGCTAGTTCAAAGACTGTTGCCACATACACAGGTGATGTGACTACTAAGCTGCAGTATCTCTTCATCTACATGGTTTGTGATCTCTTTGTTAATATGCTAAATTTATTCTGTTTGATAGCTAGTCCTTTCCTCCCACAGAGGCTGCAATCCCAAGAGATGGAGTAGCCCAGCTCTTTAGTGATCCAGGAGACAGTGGGAGAGAACAGGGGAGGTGTTTTGTGCATGGGATGCATACACACGCCCagggattttatttctctttctgcctACGGTAGTCACTTCCCACATTCAGCACGGGGATGAGAAGTCCTAGCAGCCACCTCTTGCCAAAGACCTCTTGCAGGTTCTCCCTCCAGGGTCGGGGTCTTACCACCATCCCTTTCCGCACCTGGTACCGCGTCTGCCCACGCAGGATCAGCAGCATCTGGTGGCAGCAGAAGCCAGCGCAGGCCAGTCCGATCCCAAGCCAGAGGTAGAGCATGAGAATGACAAACATCTCAGAGCTAAGGAGAGCTCCTGCAGGACAGGAGTATGGGGAGAGGGAGGACAATAAAAGAAAGAGTTTAGACACACCTCACATGCCAGTGTAACAGCCCAGAGAACCGACGAGCTGCCCATAATCTCTGGCCACAAGTGGGGAGTTAGGAGCAAGACAAGCTGGTTGCTCTAACTATATAAAATTGTTTCCTTTGTAACATCTGATGCAATGGATCCTGCTGGGGAAATACTGAAATTATAATGGTCTCCATACACTTCTCCCTTTGCTGTTAATGTGAGGATCTAGATTACAGGGGCAAATTCAGCCAGAAGTGAAACATGTCTGTAAGACTTCAGCACTGTTTTCAAGACTGGTTAATTTATTTAAGGATCTACCTGTTCGTCACAATGAATCTAAGATTTCCAGGTTCCTTTCAAAAAGATATGTGGGTCCTACAGCATGTAGATGCTTCCAGAAGCTTTACTGTGTGCATTAATACTACACAGAAAGATTTGggatttctctctctcaaatcactatatatctatataaagtatggtaaaaaagaaaaataaatcagtaatgaCTTTTCTACCATTGGGAAAAGGCAGTTTTTACATTAAtgcaagaaacagaaagagaaaccttttcaaaatacaatcaaaattccttttttaaagctgctgctAGAATATTCAAAATACTTTGTAGGTCTGAAGCTCCTAGTTCAATGGTTTTTATTTATgctgaatatatttaaataaaaatattctgtgggCCCTTTGCTCTACAATGATTTTAGAACTCCTGGAAAATATTAGTATAATATCAGCTATTACTGAGTGACCTTTCAGTGCATAGGCAGGTGTATACCCATTAAAATAATATTCCCTGTGTGTGCATATGAATGTGTACACACATATTTTGTGTATATTGGCATATTATTAAACACCCATATTTACACACAGGtacacaaaaaaaatgaaacgTGTGTCAATACCAGTATAAATAGCCAATATCCTCTCACTAGTTCCTGTgaggtttagaaattaaaaagctCTCACATGCTCCCGTCCCTCTGAAAGACCATGGGGCAGAAAGACTTGGGCAGGTGAAAGCTCTAGTCACTCAAAGGCCCTGCAAGAGCAATTCTCTGGAGCAGGGGTTGCATGGACAGCAGCATTGTGCTGCCTAGAACAGCTACATGGCTGCTTCAGGTTTTAAGTTCAATACAAGGGTGACTGGATAAGCATCTCTTGCTTCTCTTGTACAGAAGCCCAGATTAGGTGGTGTCATCTGGTTTTGCAATCTGTGAATCCTGGCTTCTCCACCTGGCAGTGCTGTAAGTGAGAGATTGGGGCTGACCCGTGACAATCACATCAAGCTTTGGGCTCAGCCAGCAGGCCCCTCTAAGGATGATTTGTAAGGACACTGACTACAGTCTTGAGCTTTCAGAGATTGTCCTCACTTGAAAAAGGCACAGCAGCCATTCAGTTTTCTTCCTAAATGCAACGTCACCTTTCCCTTCTCATTAGATCCCATTCAGCTCAGTGGGCTTTGCATGCAATACAGCAAGGAAAGAACAAACCCCTTAGGATGATGATAAGTCCTCATACCAATTCTGTTGGAATAACTTAATCCATCAGGTAAGAAGCCCAGAGCCAAatatgggcttctctgcccctCTTTTACTTGACCAGAGCGTGACAGACATTTGTTCTTTCCTACAGCTGATATTCAGATGGGATATAGAGAAAGACAGTTATTTTCTTTAGAGCCTTTGCAAGGCAGCTGTACGCTTTATTTCTATGAGCTGCTGAAATTCAACATCAAGAAAGTAACTACCCTTGTTTCCCCTTACAAATATTAAGAATCTCTGAGCCATGCTTTCCAGACAcatgtttttttttaaccttttcttcagGTTACCTACATAAAGCATTTTCTATAATTTCTTTTGTAGATCCAATCTGACCCGTGTTTACAAGAATGCTCTCTTTGTCCCTCATCACCACAGTCCATTTTAGTCTCAGATTCACTTTTGCTCTATCTGACCTGGTGTGATCTCAAGCATATTGCCATACATTATCTATGCCAGAAAAGCTGAATCACAGGCTGAAATTATAGACTCTGGGTCAGACTCTGAAATCCACGTCCGAGCACAGTCTGGGCAGAACAAGCCAATTGAATATTTCCCCAGCATGAAAGCAGGGAACACTCAGTTGACATAAGACCAGCAGTTTCACCCTTCATCCTCCTTTACTCCTCCAGTGCAGAGGCCATGATGGAGAAGAAGAAAGGTAAAGTTTTTTCCCTGCTATAGCAATGCTTTCTTTGGGTCCTAGAACAACGTTTAAGTAATAGTTATGTTAGCTGAAAAATATTGGGTGGACAACCCTTCCAGGTAACTATTccaggctgtttttctttcctgaactgGAGGTTAAATGTGCTGGTAGAAACCCAGTAGGGCCTTCCTTCCAAGCAACCAAGACGCCACCCGCCTATGTATTACTTGTGAAGCAGCAGTTCTGACCCCGGATGAGATAAATGTTAGGTGGGAGctaccaggagctgctgccttttCAGGGTGTtctggctcccagctcccagccctgcacccagccccATTGTGTCCCACTCAAATACTGGCCACATGCTCTCTTTGGCACTGCAATTGCTGACACCAGAGCTGGGGCACTTCAGTGGTTCTTCAAACATATGTCAGGACCCAGTTCAGTGCAGATGAGCCCTCAGagtcagagagagaaaattaattctttgatAATCTCCTCCCACACCCCTGCTCTCTCTCCTATGCTGCTGTGCTAAGCAGAGCTTAGGCACAGGGGAAAATCATTCCCAGTGTTTTTAATGCTAGTGAAGCTCGTGCAACATTATTTACAAAAATTCTTCTACTTGGAAAAATGACTCCATAAAAATGTCATGGCAGAATTTCATGTTTATTGTGTCTCAGTGATTACCATGACAAATCTGCTAATTTGCCAAGTAGAGagatatttgtttgttttcagacgGCAACCCTGCAAACCCAGCCTGGAATCCGAAAAGCAGGCTGGGGCCTCTCTGAGTCCTGTATCCCCAGCAGTGGAGACTCCACGTTCAGATCATAATAAACACTTCTGGTGGTGGTGCATGAGCCAAGACAGACTCTGTGtccttcttcctgagctcagcTGAATCTGCAAAGCTAAAATATATGGGATACCTATTTTAGTCTAACAAAAGCTGATCTAAGTGTGTGAGGCATGAGCTGCATGGGGGGGAAATGGCATTTTTCTGCAGACGCCTTCAGAGCAGAGTAACAGTCTAGACTGTCTGCATAGTCCCTTCTCTGAGACCAGGTTTTATCTAGCTCTTGGGTTTGAACAGAGAAAGGGTTGAGGTTAGAGTGTTTGAGGGTGTGTTGAAAGGTGAAGAGGCAAGActggaagagcagaggaagagttaTGTGAGCAGAatcaggaggaggatggggaagggTTGTGGAGATTtctggaaaggcaggaagagagggggaaaggggggagaagcagaaggaagcacAAGGGATGGGGACAAGAAGAAAGAGGTATATGCTGTTGGTGTGGTCTTGCAAAGAGCAGCCACAGAGAATCTCCCCTAGTTCTCTGTGGACTTGTGTCTCAGACCGGGGTCACAAGAGAGGTGGCTAATCACGTCACATTAACTCATCTCTTGGTTTCTGTTGCCTGAACCCCAATTCTCCTGTGCTGGAAGGATGGCAAGATCTCAGTAAGTTTGTGCTGCCAGGAGGCAGGACGTGGGTGACAGTGGAGGGGGTGAATGGACCTGGATGAAGAGAATATCTCCACTGGGATATGGGGAACCTGCAGACTTGTAGGATACAAAAACCTTCGGACCCTCCACCTCTGCCTGTAGGACAGGCAAAAGATCCCCTCCACCTGCAGTACAATGAGTGAAATCCCTCTCCTCCATTTAATTGCAACACACTCCCTGAACAACACATAGCCCTATTTTATCACCAGCAAGCTGGTTATAGGGCGTTTTCCTGAGCTGAATGCATTAGGAATAGGGCTGTGGCTGTAACCTGGAATGGGTCCCAACCTTTATTAGAGGTGAAGCAAAGTCCTTTGCAAAGGCTGCCTCTAGCCTCCAAAGAGGGATTTGTTGAACACAGCCAGTTGTCCCTCTTGCCCATTTCCCCACCACCACTCCCCACACAGAGTTATCTGAGGAAGAtcatgtcccccccaccccaggagccCTGGAGGAGGAACAAGTTCCTCACCTCTGAGGAAGGAGTCCTTACCTGAGAAGAACTGGCTGATGGAGTGAGGCAGAAGAGTGAGGAAAGCCAGCGGGTTCGCAAAGGACATGGAGAGTGCAGCAGAAATGTAAGCCATGCCTGCCACCAAGGAGTCGAGGCAAGCCAGGGAGGTGTAGAGGCAGAACATGATGAAGTTTCGCATGTTCCTGCTCCCGATGCAGTTCCCTGTGAAGAAACAGTGGTGGTCATGCCTCTGGGTGACTCTGGCACACAGTCTACAGAAGTGAGTGCTGGGCAAGGCTGAGCCAGGGGACCTGCTTCCATCCAGCCAGTCCGCCACCACTTCGGCTCCTTTGCCCAAGTTTAAGCCCTTGCCCAAGTCCTCGGGGGAGCTCTGGATCACAAGGACGTAGTTGCCCAGGGCATTAgctgagaggaagaggaagagggccccatgcagcagagcaggagagaaaAGTGGGGTGGTGGAAGGGTCTCTGAACATGCTGGGGATGAAGAGAAAGATCTGAAGGACGAAGGTCACTAGGGAGATGCACAAGAAGTAGGCTGGAGCGACAACATTGAGCAACCTGAGAACTAGCATTGCGGATTACgttcctgcaggggaaagcaagGAGAGAAGGAACATCACCGCTCCGGCTGCACACTTCATCCTTCCATTTCCTGCCGGGTCCCGGCCCCGCTGCCTCCGGGAAATGCCCTCCGGGGGCCGctctcccccgccgccgccccacggTCCCGGCTGGGCCGGAGCAAAGGGAGAGCCCGTCGGCAGCAGCCGCTCCCCGGCGCCCGGAGGAGGCACCCCGGCCCCGGCGTCTGCCTCCGGGGAACTTGCAGCAGCGATGCCCCGGAGGGGCTGCGGACGCTGGAGGGGAGAGCCGGCTCCCGCGGTGTACCGGCGATGTGGGCACCGTTCTGCTTGCCTAGCAGAGTCCCTCTGCCAGGCAGGGTCAGTTTTGGTATTGcatgagaggaaaaaaggtgGTGCTGGAGGAAGGGGGAGTGAAATGAAAgaggggggggaggagaaggggaggggggagaggttGCTCTAATCCACTGCAATACGGATCAAATCCAATGCTCTAATTTATCCTTTAAAGCCACGGATCTACAGATTACCTCTATGACCGCTGCTCTGCTCTAACGAAATTAGAAAATGCACAAAACAGCTGGTCAAGTGCTGTCCGGATGCAACCTGCGGCGCTGCGCTACCGAgccggggcggccccgcagcCGCCGGGCGGGCGGAcgggcacccccggcccccccgacCCCGGGGCTCAGCCTGCATCGCCAGGGCACAGGAAAGCCCGGCGGAACAAATGCAACGGGGAGCTAGGTGGGTGGCGGTGCGGGTGCCCCGGCACCCCTTGCACCCCCTCGCTGTCAGCCCCAGGGACTCCCCAGCGCTGCCGGTGTCTGCAGAGCCCCGGCGGCCCGGGGGGGTCGGCCCAACCTCGGCCCCTCGGCGCTGGGGGCTGCACGCCGCCACTTTGCCGTCCCCTTGTCCCCGGGCGCGGCGGGTGCCACCCGGTACCGGCGTGTCTGGCGCCGGCGGAGCCGCCGCTACctcccggcgcggcggccgcccccggccATGCCAACACCCCCACGGCAGCGGAGCCGGAGCACTGCCCTGCCCTCCTTCtccatccttctccctctccctcgcCCTCGCCCTCGCCTTCTCCCTCGTCCTCgccctctctttcttctttcctgtccCTCCCGGTTCAGCCTTGTCCCTGTCTCCCCCACGTCCCTGCCCGTGTCTGTCTCTCtccatctcctgccctgtctctctccctgtctctgtccctgtccctgttcCTGTCTCTGTGCTTTTCAGCCCTtgtcctctctccctccctcactcTTATCTCCCTCTCCCGTCCTGTTCTAGTCCGGTtctctctccctctactctgcccgTGTCCAGTCTCTCCCCTGCCCGTGTCCCTGCCCGTGTCCCCCAGCCGGGCCCCTCCGCCCCGGAGCTGTCCGGTCCCTCCCGCACCCCCCGGAGCTGTCCCTTCAGCACCCCCGGAGCTGTCCCTTCAGCACCCCCCGGAGCTGTCCCTTCAGCACTACCCGCACCCCCTGCGGGTCCCTTCGCCTCCCTCCAAGCACGACCCGGagccctggggaggagaagggtgTGCTTGGGGCCCTGAGGTCCTGACAAGTCCCACAAGGAGAGCAGGGGAGTGGGAAGGGATGTCTtgcctgctccagcctgcagagCATTTTTCCTTCCCGCAATGTGGGTGAGGGAGACAAGGTGAGGTTTCAGTGTGTCTCCCTGCCACCCCAAAGCTGCTCCTGTTGGAACCAGTATCTGAGGCAAGGGGAAATCTGGGGGAGAGTCTCTGCAGGTTCAAGCTTCCCTGGGTTTTCAGGGCACCTTCGCACAACAGCAGGCAGCTAGGAAAGGCTTTGAGCTGGGCAGGTGGTGCCTGGGCAGTATGACATGCTGGTAGAAGCTTTGCAGACACGTGTTTGCCCTCTGACAGCTGCACACCCTCACCCCACTCTGCCCACCCACGCAGTCCTTGTACTGTCTCCACAGGCGCtgcacacagccactcactctccTACACACCTACGTGCTGCACCCTCCCAGCTCTGATGAAAAGCATCCCTCTCTCCCTCCGCAGACGAGACACCCATGacaggagaaagggagagaagagggcTTCTGGGCTGCAGCTTTGCCCCTGGAGACAGTCAGACTCTGCCTGGTTGAAAGTCAAAGAAAGATGTGTTTAACCTAATCTTAGGGCCTAGGCTTACTGGCCAGCCCTTCAGCACAAACTCTGTTTCTCCAAAAGAGGCTCTCTCTTTGTCTGAAGGTTCAGAGCAAAATTAGAGTGTGTTTCATGTCTCAGTTTGTAGGGAGAGAGGCCTGGAGGAGAGAGTGGCTGTGTTTGTCTTCTGCACGTGCACTAGCATGGAGAGTGGTGACAGCAACCAATTGTTCAAGGGTTCTTtatcagaaataacttttttctccCAGATAACTTTCATGATTCAAGATTTCTGAGAAAAACAGTGGCAATAATAAAAGCAAGTACAAACCAAGCCTGTAGGCACTGGATCCGCAGTGACGAACAACTAAGAGACACCTTCAGCAGAACTGGAGGGAAAGCTGTTCAGAACCGATCAAGCTTTCACTCCCACCTCCCTCATTCTGCTGTCACGACTAGTGAGAATAAAAATCCTCCAATATTCCCTCAACTCGTCAACTTAAAGTAGTCTGAGCCTTGCAATAGAGAGATGTGACCCAGCctggattttatctttaaataatcAGACAGTGTTTTCTCCATATTTTAACAGCTTacatcaaaataataataaaaaaattacagagaaaccTTTTCATGTCATGAAAGACTCCTGACTGAAGGGACTGCATCTCATGAAAGACATTAATCCTGCCTGCATAGGGAGCATCATAAGCTGTAGccaaagggagggagggagggagggagggagggagggaggaaggaaggaaggaaggaaggaaggaaggaaggaaggaaggaaggaaggaaggaaggaaggaaggaaggaaggaaggaaggaaggaaggaaggaaggaaggaaggaaggaaggaagggaggaaggaaggaaggaaggaaggaaggaaggaaggaaggaaggaaggaaggaaggaaggaaggaaggaaggaaggaaggaaggaaggaaggaaggaaggaaggaaggaaggaaggaaggaaggaaggaaggaaggaaggaaagaggagaggagaggagaggagaggagaggagaggagaggagaggagaggagaggagaggagaggagaggagaggagaggagaggagaggagaggagaggagaggagaggagaggagaggagaggagaggagaggagaggagaggagaggagaggagaggagaggagaggagaggagaggagaggagaggagaggagaggaaggagaaaggaagggaagggaaggaaggggaagggaagggaagggaagggaagggaagggaagggaagggaagggaaggaagggaagggaagggaagggaagggaagggaagggaagggaagggaagggaagggaagggaagggaagggaagggaaggaaggaaaggaaaggaaaggaaaggaaaggaaaggaaaggaaaggaaaggaaaggaaaggaaaggaaaggaacgTGACTCAAGTTAATGTTTTTGgtttggaaaggaaaggaaaggaaaggtttgtttttgtttttggttttgttgttggtttggttgtAATGTTTTTGGTTAATTGTTGTTTGGTTGGTAGTTTGTTGGTTGGGTGTTGTttgggtgaaggaaaggaaaggaaaggaaaggaccTGTTTTCCACTGGAATGGAAGAATGGTGAAGCAGATTATCCCTCACATTCTCATTAAAATGCTCCTGCAAATTGATGCTTATGATTTGTCAGTGTCAAAATACTGGCTTCACATTTTagaatatagtaaaaaaaaatttcctctttcaGTGCTGTTGTGTTGATATGATGAGCTGTTGGCAGGATGGGGGAGAAGTTGTCTGGGGATGAATTTGCctatgcatgtgcatgtgtatataagAAAGAGATGGGTAAATAAAGAGATTAGCACAGGGAGTAAGTGAATAGTGAGAACAGTAGTTAATTTGGAGCCAGCATTAAAAAGTAACAATATTTACTGCAGGAActtgattttctccttctgtAAAATCAACATCAGGAGACAACTTGGATGTGTGGCACTCAGAAACACtatctcccttttccttctctatGGAGACAGAGTTTCCCTGGACAGAGTCCGGTTGTGATCACTTTGCCTATGTGTCAAGACTTTCCTATCTTTTGAATAGGATAGGCATATACTATATCCCTTTCTCTGGAAGACCTTGACAGCTGGGCACGAGGAACGCCTATAAGAGTAATTTATTGTTCTTATTACCTACTGTGCAGATGTTCTCCAGAAATTAGCACAGCATACTGCAGCCAGTCCCTCTGTCTCACCCCAGCCTTGACGTCACTGAGTGTCACCACTCCCCTCTCCCCTGCTGGCCAGTTGTGTGGAGGGGCTTTCTCTGGTATGGACCCTTTCTCAATATGGCCCTTTAGCAAGCAGGGTGGGAAGCCACTGGTATAATCTATACCAGTCAGCCAGCTGGTGTTTTCATCTTCTAGTTCAATAACCTGGGCTATACATGACTGGCAGATGACAGTTTTGGTAGCTTGATCCCCGGATCTCCTAGTTCCCTGTGCTCAGACATTTTAAGTAGAATAAAATACAGTTCCAGTTGATGCCATGCTCTGATACAGCCTGCTCAACATCTTTCAAGGTCTTGCTTTAAATTGCATCCCAAATTATGTATAATTTCTTCCAACTCAAAATGCACATTGCCTCAGACAGCCCTGTTAGTTTAGCATTCAAGATACAGTCTGATGgtgatttttctctgaaatgagtGAGTTAATCTCTGCTATTTGCTGTTATAATTTGGAAGGAATGAATGTTCTCTGTGGTAAACCTGATGCTGTTTGCATTAAATTATCACTTAAATACAAGCCTTATGAAgtttttgtgggctttttttttttttttctttttccagttagTTAGCTTTCAAAATCTGAACACCCACAATGTCTGGAGAGGTTTTCTGTTCGGTTTGGTAAAGTTGAATGGAAAGTAGCAAGGCAAGGCCTGATGTCTTCAATTTAGCAATGAAACATATAGCATGGTCGGCAGCAAAGCCGTATGCCTTTATGCTGACCAGCTTCAAATCTGCCTAGGTGGAGACATGAACACTGAGAGGAAAAGGGAGCTCAGTTCTTTCCTTATTCAGCTCTGGGTTATACTACTGAGGTTGTCAGGATGGACCTGACCTTCCTGAAACAGAAATCTAATGCTAAGCTCCTACTCATAGTGAGTAATGACCTTCAGAGGCCAACTCAACCATCTTTCGCAGTGTCTCCTTACCTTTGCCCCAACTATACCCTTGCAGACAAGAGTCTGATCAGGTCTTGAAAATCTCTGGTGATGGAGATTCTCCACCACTCCCAGGT includes:
- the ZDHHC22 gene encoding palmitoyltransferase ZDHHC22, which produces MLVLRLLNVVAPAYFLCISLVTFVLQIFLFIPSMFRDPSTTPLFSPALLHGALFLFLSANALGNYVLVIQSSPEDLGKGLNLGKGAEVVADWLDGSRSPGSALPSTHFCRLCARVTQRHDHHCFFTGNCIGSRNMRNFIMFCLYTSLACLDSLVAGMAYISAALSMSFANPLAFLTLLPHSISQFFSGALLSSEMFVILMLYLWLGIGLACAGFCCHQMLLILRGQTRYQVRKGMVVRPRPWRENLQEVFGKRWLLGLLIPVLNVGSDYRRQKEK